The Vibrio syngnathi DNA window TTGAGTGTATATCAATTTGAATCACTTTGCGTTAAACAATTGCCCTGCAATTATTGACCGCGGTGATTAAGAACTGAATCCACCAAACCGTATTCTACAGCCTGATCAGCAGACATGAAATTATCACGATCTGTATCACGCTCAACAACCTCTAAAGGCTGACCTGTGTGCTCTGCCAATAATTTGTTTAGCTTTTGCTTGATCGTTAGGATCTCTTGCGCGTGAATTTGAATATCAGACGCTTGGCCTTGGAAGCCGCCAAGTGGCTGGTGAATCATTACACGTGAGTTTGGAAGCACGTGACGCTTACCAGGAGTACCACCCGCTAGTAAGAATGCACCCATAGAGCAAGCTTGACCCATACATACTGTGCTCACGTTTGGTTTGATGAACTGCATTGTGTCATAGATAGACATGCCCGCTGTTACGCTACCGCCAGGTGAGTTGATGTAAAGATAGATATCTTTGTCTGGGTTTTCTGATTCCAAGAAAAGCAGTTGAGCCACGACAAGATTTGCCATGTGGTCTTCCACTTGACCTGTTAAGAAAATGATACGTTCTTTTAATAGACGAGAATAAATATCGTAAGAACGTTCACCACGGGAAGTCTGTTCAACCACCATAGGAACTAGTGCGTCCATAATCGATGGCATTGTATTTTTTTCTTGGTAGCTCATATTCTTATGTCCCTAAAATAAATGGCCCGAATGATTAAATCATACGGACCATTGTTAGCAGAATTGTTGACCGTACGTCAACCTTCTACGTCAGATATTACTATATTAAGCAGGTTGCTGATTCATTAGCTCGTTGAAGCTAACTTCTTTATCAGAAACTTGAGCTTTAGCGATGATTGCATCAATAGCTTGCTCTTCTAGAGCAACATTGCGCATGTTGTTCATCATTTGCTCGTTTTGCTCGTAGTAAGCAATAACTTCTGTTGGATCTTCGTATGCTGTAGCCATCTCTTCGATGATAGCTTTAACTTTCTCGTCGTCAGCTTTTAGCTCTTCAGTCTTGATTACTTCACCAAGAAGAAGACCTACAACTACGCGACGTTTAGCTTGCTCTTCGAACAGCTCACGTGGAAGTTGGTCAGCAGCTTCAGTGTTGCCACCGAAACGTTGAGCAGCTTGTTGACGTAGAACACCGATCTCTTGATCGATTAGAGCAGAAGGTACGTCGATGTTGTTTTCGTTAACTAGACCGTCAATTGCTTGCTCTTTGATGCGGTTCTTAACAGCTTGCTTAAGCTCACGCTCCATGTTCTTACGAACTTCAGCTTTAAGGCCTTCAACGCCTTCAGCTGCGCCGAACTTAGAAACGAATTCTTCGTTTAGTTCTGGAAGCTCACGAGCTTCAACTTTGTTCAGCTTGATAGAGAACTTAGCAGCTTTACCTTTTAGGTTTTCAGCGTGGTAATCTTCTGGGAAGTTTACTTCGATTTCGAATTCCATACCTGCAGTTTTGCCAACGATACCGTCTTCAAAACCAGGGATCATGCGACCAGCACCCATCTCTAGTGGGAAGTTCTCAGCTTTACCGCCTTCGAACTCTTCACCGTCGATAGAACCAACGAAGTCGATAGTTGCACGAGAACCAGCGTCAGCAGCAGCTTCAACTTCAGTCCAAGTTGCTTGTTGCTTACGTAGAGTTTCGATCATCTCTTCAACGTCAGCTTCTTTAACTTCTACTGCTGGTTTCTCAACAGTGATGTTTTCTAGACCTTTCAGCTCAACTTCTGGGTAAACTTCAAAAGTTGCGTTGAATACTAGGTCAGCGCCTTCGTTGTTTTCAACTGGTGCGAAAGTAGGTGCGCCAGCTGGGTTGATTTTCTCTTTAACGATCGCTTCGATGAAGTGACGTTGCATTACTTCGCCCATCACGTCTTGACGTACTGCTTTGCCGTACATTTTAGCAACCATCTTCATTGGCACTTTGCCTTTACGGAAGCCATCGAAACGACGGTTTTTCGCGATGTTGCGTAGTTCAGCTGTAACTGCATCTTCGATGTTAGCAGCAGGAACAGTAATATTAAGACGGCGCTCTAGGCCTTCTAGCGTTTCAACAGTAACTTGCATTATATAAACCTCAAAACTGGCTCAGTAATCTGAGCATATGAGCCGTAACTTAGCTTTAATTCAAAAGCCGACGTTGTTGGCTGCATCCTTGTGTAGTGCTCTATCCGAACACCTAATTTAAAATCGAGCATTGATGTCTGAATTGATTATTCAACCAAACACCAGACTAATCAGCGATATCTTCGTTCTTCACGCGTCGATTAAAACGCAATAAAGCTTGTTTTCGAAAACAAGAAAGGTATCTCCGATTAGCCTCAGGACAGAAATTTTAGACGCGACATTCTAGCGATCTGTTTAATCTCTGTCGAGCCGTTCACCTCTGCATGATGATGAATGCTCTAAATTCGTCCAACTAAATGATACAAAAACGATCAAATCATCACTTAGCACAACAGAAATGGGGACAATAGCGACTTTTTCAAGGGAATCGAGGGCTTTTTTTGCTAAAAACTTTAAAAAGAGATCTTGCTCTTGTTTTACCCCTCAGAGTCGATAACTTTTTCAACAATCCCCGTTACAAACCCTTAACCTACATCCATCTGGCGACTCTCTACTTTCAGCAAACACTACCGCTATTTGCGACTATAAACGAGAGAAGACAGGCTTGATTGTTTACCAAAGAAATGAGCGGAGAGCCTTCATGTTTCAAGCTTTGAGAATCCCAATACTATTAATGGCCACATACAGTCTACTGATGGTCTTTGGCGGTCATTGGGTGTGGAACACAAGCCATGAAAGTTTGTTAAATGATCATCAATCTAAGCTAGACCGATTTTCGGTTCATATTTCAAGCCAACTGGACAAGTTCGCGCACATTCCCGAGCTGCTTTCAAAAGACAAAGAGTTGGTCGATGCTCTTCACTCTCCAAGTAACTCTGCGCAAATCGAACTCACCAATCGCTACCTAGAACACGTAAACTCGGTGATTCAAGCATCGGACACCTATCTGTTAGATAGCATTGGCACCACCATAGCAGCCAGTAACTGGAATCTACCGCGTTCTTTTATTCGTCGAAATTTCGCTTTCCGTCCCTATTTTCAAGAAGCGATTCTTGGCAATGAAAATCAATATTTTGCGCTAGGTTCAACCTCAGGGAAACGAGGCTATTATTATTCTTACCCCGTCTCCTATGCCGCCGAGATTATTGGCGTCATTGTCGTAAAGATGGATTTATCGCTGATTGAAGCAAGTTGGAAAGGAAAGCAGAGTTTTTTTGTTGCTGACGATAAAGACCAGATCGTATTTATGTCGAGCAATCCTGAGTGGCTGTTCAAAAGCCTTCAACCACTAAGCGAACAACAACACACTCGAATTCAAGAAAGCAGGCAGTATCTCGATACCAAAATAGAAAGCCTGCATTTCTCCGGCGATTTCGAGAGTGCGACTAGCAATATTGAGTCACCACACAAACTCGTCCAAGAGCAGTTCTATAGCTCCTCACGCTTCCTAGCCGAGCCAAAACTCACCATACGAGTATTTTCTCCAACCCATTTAGTTTGGTGGGACTTGGCGGCTTATCTCGTGGTTTTGAGCCTTATTTTCGCCATTATTTACCTGACGATGCAGCTTAATCACCATCGGCAACAAAGGCGTGCACAAATTGACAGGCTGCAATCAGAAGCCAAGCAAAAGCTAGAATTTCAAGTGCTTGAACGTACTTCAGAGTTACATGTCGAGATTAAGCACCGAATCGAAACCGAACATGTACTGAGGCAGACACAAGACGAACTCATCCAAGCCGCCAAACTGGCAGTATTGGGACAAATGTCAGCAAGCATCAGTCATGAGCTAAATAACCCATTAGCGGCAATTCGTAGTTATGCCGATAACGGCCGACTGTTTCTTGCCAAAGAAAAGACCGATCGTGTCGATGACAACCTCTCGCGAATCTCGGCGCTCACGGACCGTATGGCGAAAATCAGCCACCAGCTTCGTTCCTTCGCCAAGAAATCCACCGCGGAAGAACTGCACACGTTACAGATACTGCCGGTATTGCACTCATCAAAAGAACTGATGAAGCCACAACTCAAGAGTGAACGAGTTAAGGTCAACGAACTCCCTGAAATCTTTGATGCTTGCGTGCTCGCCAACGCCATTCAACTGGAGCAAGTGATCATTAACCTGCTAACCAACGCGATTCAGGCGATGGAACAACAAGACGACAAACAATTAGCTATTCTGTTAGAGATTAGGGAATCCGACCACCAACAAACCAGCACCTTGCTGATTCATGTCGATGATAATGGCCCCGGTTTCAGTTCCCCTTCGAGCGGAGATTTTTTTGAACCCTTCCATACCACTAAGAAAAATGGGCTCGGACTCGGGTTGTCAATTTCTCAGCAAATAATCAGCGGAATCAACGGCAAACTCGTTACCGGTAGCAGCCCTCAAGGTGGTGCTCGATTTAGTATCGAATTACCCATAGTTCCAACAAAAGAATCAGATTAGTCGCTAAGCAAACCAGTACGCCTTCACCAATAATAAAAATAAAAGATTAAAGGAATAATTATGTGTCACGTCTATTTCATTGATGATGAACCCGACCTAAGAGTGGCGATTGAACAGAGCTTTGGTCTCGCCGACATTGATGCCGAATTCTTTCCCGATGCGGAGTCTGCTCTGCTCGCAATTCAAGAGAACGGCTTACCCCACGTAATCATCACTGATATCTGTTTACCAGGTCTTTCTGGGCATGATCTGCTCAACACCGTGATGCACAAAGACAAAGAGATCCCCGTGATTATGATCACTGGTCACGGCGATATTTCGATGGCTGTACAAGCGATCCAAGATGGCGCTTATGACTTCATCGAAAAGCCGTTCGCCAATGAACGTCTAATCGAAACCACCAAACGAGCAATAGAAAAACGTCAACTCACACTCGAGAATCTTGAATTGAAGCGCTCTTTAAAGGCCAGTAAAGCGCTTGGGCCGAGAATCATTGGTGACACGCAATCAATGACAGAGCTACGTTCTATCATCACTCATGTTGCCGATACCAACGCCGATATTTTATTGTTTGGCGAAACGGGGACGGGCAAAGAGCTAGTTGCTCGTTCTCTACATGAACAAAGCAGTCGCCGAGAGCAAAACTTTGTCGCCGTCAATTGCGGGGCGGTTCCAGAGAACCTGATTGAAAGCGAACTCTATGGACATGAGAAAGGCGCGTTTACTGGCGCAGAAAGTAAACGTGTCGGTAAATTTGAATTTGCTCAAGGCGGAACCCTATTCTTAGATGAAATTGAATCCATGCCGATGCAGGCACAAATTCGCCTACTGCGTGTATTACAGGAACGCGTGATTGAGAGAGTTGGATCCAATAGCTTGGTGCCTCTCGACATTCGTGTGATTGCCGCCACCAAAATCGACCTAAAGAAGGCGGCTGAAGAAGGGACTTTCAGACAAGACCTTTACTACCGACTCAATGTCGTCACCTTGGATTTACCACCGTTAAGAAGCCGCCAAGAAGATATCCCTGCACTTTTTCATCACTTTTTACTGGTCGCAGCAGCACGTTATGGCAAGACAGCACCAGCACTCCCCCAAAAGGAACTGCACGCACTTTTAGCCCATGATTGGCCGGGAAATGTACGAGAATTACGTAATACTGCAGAGCGGTTTGTACTTTTAGGTAAGCTTTCTCACTTATCAGACAACACCAATCAAATCAGTCAAGAACTGTCTTTGGCAGAACTGGTGTCTGACTTTGAGAAAAACACGTTAAAGCAAGCGCTTATTGAGTGTAATGGCAGCATTAAAGAGACCATGGAGAGGCTGCAATTACCGAGGAAAACCCTCTACGATAAGATGCAAAAACACCAGCTAACGAAAGAGTCTTATAAGGTAGAACCAAACTAAATTAGATTTGCGAGCAAGATCACCTATACTTATCTCTCAACAGGATGTTATGCAACCAAGATAATAAGGAGGTCATTATGGGTGAGAAAACAAAAGTTCCCTCGATCACCGATACGTTCGAAATTGACGGTATTTTTTACACTGATAATCATGTCAACTTAGACACACCAGAGTTAGAGGCAAAAAGAGCGCTGTATGAACCGATTGATTCTGGCTCTCGATATGGAAAAATCATTGATGAGGAGGTTTAGTCCTCCCCATCACTTCGCTATGATTTGACTCTCTATTTCGTGATGATCTCCGGCCCCATCAATGTGGTCGGTAACCATGTCGAAACCCAAGGCACGTACGTTACGATAATCAGGAATAAGAACATCACGCCTACCCAAGGCAATGCCGCTTTCACCACGTTCATCATCGACATCTTGGCGACCCCGGCGGTCACAAACAGATTGAGCCCCACTGGCGGCGTTATCATCCCTATCTCCATGTTCACCACCATCATGATACCTAGGTGGATAGGGTCGATGCCAAGTGCAATTGCAATTGGGAATACCAACGGTGCCACGATGATCAGCAAGCCTGAAGGTTCCATGAACTGCCCACCAATCAAGAGTAGTACGTTCACCACAATCAAGAAGGTGATTGGACCTAAACCTGCAGACAACATCGATTCCGTGATCATCTGAGGAATGCGTTCTTCTGTCAGTACATGCTTAAGAATCAAGGCGTTGGCAATGATAAATAGCAACATTATGGTCAGCTTACCCGCATCGTAAAGCGTATCTTTGGTGTCTTTGTGGAAGAAGGTTTGAAACACCTTAACTAGCGCAGGCTTTGTGTTGTTCTTGTCCGCAAATGGCCCCATATCTTTGTAGATAAAGTTAGCAATGAAGAAAGCGTAAACCGCTGCGACTGCCGCCGCTTCTGTCGGTGTAAAGATACCACCGTAGATACCACCTAAAATGATAACAATCAGCAACAAACCCCAACTCGCATCCTTGGCAGCTGCAAACATCTCGCCCCAGCCCACAAACGGCTGCGCAGGAATCTTCTTAATACGTGCTGCAATGTAGATAGCAATCATCAACATCACACCAGCCAACAGGCCAGGAATAACACCACCAAGGAACATACGACCTACCGATACATCCGTCGCCGCAGCATAAACAACCATCACGATTGACGGTGGAATCAAGATACCCAAAGTACCCGCATTACAGATAACCCCTGCCGCGAATTCTTTTGTGTAGCCGTTTTTGATCATACCAGCGATAACAATACTACCGATTGCCACTACCGTTGCTGGAGACGATCCAGATAGTGCTGCGAACATCATACATGCCACAACCGACGCCATCGCTAAACCGCCGCGGAACCAGCCGACCATTGCGATAGCAAAACGGATAATACGTTTCGCCACACCACCCGTAGACATGAAGCTAGAGGCCAAGATAAAGAAAGGAATCGCTAAGAGTGTGTAGTGGCCTGCAAATGCGTTGAACAGCGTTTGTGCGACTGAAGCTAATGACGCATCAGAGTGCATCAACAAGAATATAACGCTCGATAAACCAAGGGAAATCGCGATTGGCACACCGACCAACATGAAAGCAA harbors:
- the clpP gene encoding ATP-dependent Clp endopeptidase proteolytic subunit ClpP produces the protein MSYQEKNTMPSIMDALVPMVVEQTSRGERSYDIYSRLLKERIIFLTGQVEDHMANLVVAQLLFLESENPDKDIYLYINSPGGSVTAGMSIYDTMQFIKPNVSTVCMGQACSMGAFLLAGGTPGKRHVLPNSRVMIHQPLGGFQGQASDIQIHAQEILTIKQKLNKLLAEHTGQPLEVVERDTDRDNFMSADQAVEYGLVDSVLNHRGQ
- the tig gene encoding trigger factor — translated: MQVTVETLEGLERRLNITVPAANIEDAVTAELRNIAKNRRFDGFRKGKVPMKMVAKMYGKAVRQDVMGEVMQRHFIEAIVKEKINPAGAPTFAPVENNEGADLVFNATFEVYPEVELKGLENITVEKPAVEVKEADVEEMIETLRKQQATWTEVEAAADAGSRATIDFVGSIDGEEFEGGKAENFPLEMGAGRMIPGFEDGIVGKTAGMEFEIEVNFPEDYHAENLKGKAAKFSIKLNKVEARELPELNEEFVSKFGAAEGVEGLKAEVRKNMERELKQAVKNRIKEQAIDGLVNENNIDVPSALIDQEIGVLRQQAAQRFGGNTEAADQLPRELFEEQAKRRVVVGLLLGEVIKTEELKADDEKVKAIIEEMATAYEDPTEVIAYYEQNEQMMNNMRNVALEEQAIDAIIAKAQVSDKEVSFNELMNQQPA
- a CDS encoding sensor histidine kinase, whose product is MFQALRIPILLMATYSLLMVFGGHWVWNTSHESLLNDHQSKLDRFSVHISSQLDKFAHIPELLSKDKELVDALHSPSNSAQIELTNRYLEHVNSVIQASDTYLLDSIGTTIAASNWNLPRSFIRRNFAFRPYFQEAILGNENQYFALGSTSGKRGYYYSYPVSYAAEIIGVIVVKMDLSLIEASWKGKQSFFVADDKDQIVFMSSNPEWLFKSLQPLSEQQHTRIQESRQYLDTKIESLHFSGDFESATSNIESPHKLVQEQFYSSSRFLAEPKLTIRVFSPTHLVWWDLAAYLVVLSLIFAIIYLTMQLNHHRQQRRAQIDRLQSEAKQKLEFQVLERTSELHVEIKHRIETEHVLRQTQDELIQAAKLAVLGQMSASISHELNNPLAAIRSYADNGRLFLAKEKTDRVDDNLSRISALTDRMAKISHQLRSFAKKSTAEELHTLQILPVLHSSKELMKPQLKSERVKVNELPEIFDACVLANAIQLEQVIINLLTNAIQAMEQQDDKQLAILLEIRESDHQQTSTLLIHVDDNGPGFSSPSSGDFFEPFHTTKKNGLGLGLSISQQIISGINGKLVTGSSPQGGARFSIELPIVPTKESD
- a CDS encoding sigma-54-dependent transcriptional regulator, with the protein product MCHVYFIDDEPDLRVAIEQSFGLADIDAEFFPDAESALLAIQENGLPHVIITDICLPGLSGHDLLNTVMHKDKEIPVIMITGHGDISMAVQAIQDGAYDFIEKPFANERLIETTKRAIEKRQLTLENLELKRSLKASKALGPRIIGDTQSMTELRSIITHVADTNADILLFGETGTGKELVARSLHEQSSRREQNFVAVNCGAVPENLIESELYGHEKGAFTGAESKRVGKFEFAQGGTLFLDEIESMPMQAQIRLLRVLQERVIERVGSNSLVPLDIRVIAATKIDLKKAAEEGTFRQDLYYRLNVVTLDLPPLRSRQEDIPALFHHFLLVAAARYGKTAPALPQKELHALLAHDWPGNVRELRNTAERFVLLGKLSHLSDNTNQISQELSLAELVSDFEKNTLKQALIECNGSIKETMERLQLPRKTLYDKMQKHQLTKESYKVEPN
- a CDS encoding TRAP transporter large permease, with protein sequence MAMLFLFLMVIAFMLVGVPIAISLGLSSVIFLLMHSDASLASVAQTLFNAFAGHYTLLAIPFFILASSFMSTGGVAKRIIRFAIAMVGWFRGGLAMASVVACMMFAALSGSSPATVVAIGSIVIAGMIKNGYTKEFAAGVICNAGTLGILIPPSIVMVVYAAATDVSVGRMFLGGVIPGLLAGVMLMIAIYIAARIKKIPAQPFVGWGEMFAAAKDASWGLLLIVIILGGIYGGIFTPTEAAAVAAVYAFFIANFIYKDMGPFADKNNTKPALVKVFQTFFHKDTKDTLYDAGKLTIMLLFIIANALILKHVLTEERIPQMITESMLSAGLGPITFLIVVNVLLLIGGQFMEPSGLLIIVAPLVFPIAIALGIDPIHLGIMMVVNMEIGMITPPVGLNLFVTAGVAKMSMMNVVKAALPWVGVMFLFLIIVTYVPWVSTWLPTTLMGPEIITK